The genomic DNA CTGCGGGAGATCGCCCGCGGACACGTCCGCTTCGACGAGTTGGCCGCCGAGATCGGCCTGTCCCGCAACGTCCTCACCGAGCGCCTCGGTCGGCTCGTCGCCCAGGGCGTTCTGCGCCGCAGCCTCTATCAGCGGCGCCCGGTGCGCTACGAGTACGTGCTCACGGACGCCGGTCTCGCGCTGCTGCCGCTGCTCGTCGCGATGCAGGACTGGGGCGACCGATGGGGGCTCGGCGACGGAACCCTCACCGCGACCACGGACGAGGACAGTGCCGAACATGCCCGCGTGCACGCCCTGGCCGGTACTCGCCTGCCCGACGACCTTCGACTCCCCGGCACCCAGGGCACGGACCTGCCCGTCGTCGCGCCGGACGCCGCCGCGACCGTGCTGTTCACCTACCCGGGCACGGGCATCGGATGGGGCGAGCCACCGATCCCCGGGGCCGAGGGCTGCACCCTGGAGACCCGGCTCTTCCGAGACGCCTGGCCCGAGTTCCGCCGGACGGGCGTGGACATACGCGGCGTCAGCACCCAACTCCCGCACGAACAGGCGGAGTTCGCACGGGCCGAGGAGATCCCGTACGCCCTGCTCTCCGACGCCCACCACCAACTGGGCGCGGCTCTACGGCTGCCGACCTTCCGCGGCGCCGGCCGCCTGCGCCGCAAACGCCTGATCCTGATCGTCGACGCCGAACGGACCGTACGACACGCCCTGTTCCCGGTCGACGACATCCCTTACGCCGTCACGGAAAGCCTGCGGCTGGCCGAGGACTGCGCGCGTGCCGTGTGAGGCGGGTCGGAGGTTCCTAGACGAATCCGCCGTTGCTCATGAGGAGTTGGCCGTTGATCCACTGGCCTTCCGGTGAGCAGAGGAAGTCGACGAGGTGGGCGGTGTCCTGCGGAGTGCCGAGGCGGTTCAGCGGCGTCTGCCGGAGCACGTGCGCGCGGACCTCGTCGGTCATCCAACCGGTGTCCACCGGCCCCGGGTTGATGGCGTTGGCGGTGATGCCGAGGTGGGCGAGTTCGTGTGCGGCGGCCAGGGTGATGCGGTCCAGGGCGCCCTTGCTGGCGCCGTAGGGAAGGTTGCCCACGGTGTGGTCGCTGGTGAGAGCGATGATCCGGCCGGTGCCCGGAGCCGCTGCGAACCGCCGGCCGTACTCGCGGATCAGCAGCCAGGTGGCACGGGCGTTGACCGCGAAGTGCCGGTCGAAGCTCTCCACGGTGGTGTCGAGGATGCCGGAGTCGACCGATTCGCAGTGGCACATCACCAGGGCCGTGACACCGCCCAGCTCGCGTTCGACCTCGTCGAAGACACGGGCCGGAGCGTCCGGGTCGGCCAGGTCCGCCTCAACTGCCGTGGTTTTGGCGCCGTGTTGCGTGAGGGTGTCGGTGATGGCCGAGGCCGCGCCGGACTCGGGGCCCCAGGCCATGCGTTCGTCGTAGGGCGTCCAGTAGGTGAAGGCGACGTCCCAGCCGGAGGCCGCCAGCCGACGGGCGATACCCGCACCGATGCCGACGGTGCGTCCGACTCCGGTGATCAGAGCGAGCGGTCGGGCAGGTGGCTGGGCGGGCGATTGGGTGCGACGCGATGTCATGTTCCGAGATCGTTCATGGCCGGAATCGGATCGGCAACTGCCTTTTCCGCAGGGTTACTTCCGCACGTCGGCTTCGGGCGGAGGTGCCTCCGCCGACTCCTGGGCGGCCGTGACGACGGCTGCCAGGTCCGCTCCCGCTCGCAGCAGCCCCACGGTCCGTAGCGCGATCTGGTCGAGACGTTCACGCAGGACGCGTCCGGCCTCTTCCATGCCGTCGAGTTGATGGAGGGACCCCACGATCTCGCGTACGGCGGGGACGCCGTAACCGGCGCTGCGGAGGGCCGTGACGACGCGGGCCGCCCTGATCGCGGAGAGGTCGTAGCGGCGCGCCCGCAGCGAGGTCACCCGCTCGGGGGTGACGAGCCCTTCCTGTTCCCAGAACCGCAGAGTCGAAGGGCGCACACCGAGTGCTCTGGAGAGTTCGGTGATCGTCATCGCGTCGCTGTCCTGCTCGGAGTCCCGCTCGAACTCCGGTGTGTCCGCCTCGGCTCGGATCGTGCGCAAGGCCTGTTGGGCGCGCAGGGCTTCCTCGCGTTCCCGCGCCAGCCGGACATGGACCTCGTTGATCGCCGAGGCCGCTTCCGTGATCGTCCCCGTGCGCAGCTCGGCGAGCAACTGCCGTGCTACGACAGGCCCGACGGCACCGGCGAGTCCTCGATAGGCGCGAAGGGCGTGCACGTGCAGTGGTGCGTAGGAGCGGTATCCGTTGCTCGACCGGGCCGCCGGAGGGATGACGCCCAGCCGTTCCAGGTCGCGCACCTGCTGCACCGAGTACCCCGACTCCCGCGCGACATCGGCGGTCCTGAACGGTCCCCGTCGCGGAGACCTCACCGGCTCATCCATCGGCCAACCCCACATAAGCACTTGAAGGTCATGCTCGAACCATGAGTATGAGCATGGAACAGATCATCGCGACCGTACGAGACTTCACCGGCGCGCTCGTGGTCGTACCGGAACCGGGCGGCGACCTCCCCGAACCCGCCTGGGGCGACGCGTTCTTCTACTACGCCCCCGACGGTCGGCTGCCGCAGCACGTCCAGCCGTACGGGACCGTCGTCACCAAGGACCTCCCCGGAGACGCCGCTTCCGACCTCGACCCTCCGGGCCGTTGGCGCGTGAACATCCACGTCGGCCGTACGACGTTCCGCGAACTCACGGGGGAGGAGCCGCGCGGCCTCAACCGGACGCGCGACTACACGGTCACCGACAGCGTGCTGCCGCATCCGGTGTACGGGGCGCTCGGCTGGGTCTGTGTCGTCAATCCCGGTGAGGCGACTGGGGAGTTGGTGGTGGAGCTGTTGCGCGGCGCGCATGGCGACGCCCGTGCCAGGTGTGCGCGGCGGGACGGACACGGAAGGTCTCAGGCGACCCCTTGAACCTCCTTGCCCCTATGGGCAGTTGGAGTGGATCTCAGGGCGGGCATCGTTGCCCCGGAGGACCTGGTGGAGGCGTCCGGATGGCGGTTAGACAGCGATGATCACGATTCCAGGCCAGGAAGTGAGCACGTGCACGCCCGAGACGAAGTCCGACCGCAGGATGCCGGAGCCCGGCGTACCTCGGTGAGCGCCCCCGCAGTCAATACCACTGCCCCTTCACGGGAGTTGCTGTCGCTCCAGGCCAGGGCGGGCAATGCCGGAGTCGTGCGGATGCTGGGTGAGGGGGGTCATCTCTGGGCCGGGCGGGCGACTGGTCCCGCTCCGGCCGGTCCCGCTCCGGCCGTGCAGCGGGCGGTGGTTCAGCGCAGCAAGTTGTCGCACGGGAACATCACCTTCACCAACGTGTCCCTCAAGTATCCGGAATCGCAGGGGAAGGCCACGCGGCTTCTGGGACTCCTGGCCTCCAACACGGCGATCAAGTCCTTTCTCGGCGACCGGACGTGCCGGATCACGCTGGAGAAGCGGACGACGGAGACGCCGGCGGACGTGGTCGACAAGGGAGCCGAGGGCGTCTTCGTCACGCTGGCCTCCTACTACCTCGAGAACTACGACATCGGCTACATCGTGGGCATGCTGTGCCATGAGTTCGGTATGCATCCGATGGCGCAGGCCGTCCCCAGAATGAACGAGGAGGAGGAGAACTTCCGGGGCGTGCCGTACCCGGTGCCGGGTCTCGAAGGGAAGGACGTTCCCGACGGATTCGCGTCGATGAATTCCGACTCCGCCAAACAGGCCGATCACGTGCTCGGCGTCATCCCCGGAAGTCCGCGGTACACCGTCTACCGTGACGTCACCCTGGAGATGGCGGACCTGCTGCTGCGGGACGTGCACAACAAGGCGGACGGCGCGCGGGAGCAGGACGTCACCGACCTGATCGACTGCTTCCTCATGGACGTGGCGTCGATCGCCGCGACGAACGACAACCGTATGCGCGGCATGCCGATCCTGGGCAACACCGAGGGCGAGACGATCCGCAAGGACATCGCGGCGGTGTACAACGCCTACAAGGCCCGTCTCTCCCAGGACCTGCCGCTGGAGCGGCAGCCGATGACGCCCCTGTTCCCGCCGGAGAAGACCCCGGAAGCCGTCAAAGCCGACTTCAACACCCTCCTCAAGCGGATCGCCACCGGCAGACTCTGGGCCTGGAGCATCGACAACAGCGACTGAGCCCGGGTTCTGACCTGCTCTCGGGTGTGTCGGCCCGGCATGGCATCGTGTGCCCGTGTACATCTCGACTGACGATCGGCCAAGGCCTCTGGGGACTTGCTGGCTCTACTGGATCGCGGTGCCGACCGGCGATCAAGCGGGTGTGATGAGGACGCTGGGGCTCACCCGAACCAGCCCCGTCACGTTCGAGGAGGCCGAGAGGGTCGTCGACGAGGACGGCCATGGGGACGCCGAGGAGAACCCCGACGGACTCGCCCGGGTGTACGTCAGCCCCGAGGTCGACGGCTGGACGCTGGTCATCGGCCCGTGGTGCGACCCGTGCGATGGTGAGCGCGCCCCCGAGATACTGCGTCTGTGCACAGAGCTGAGCGTGCGCTACGGCCGGGCTCAGGCCTACTACTACGGCTGGCAGGGCGACGGTTCGGCCTGGCTCGTCGTCGAGAGAGGTGCCGTACTGCGGCGGTACTGCGAGACCGGCGAGGCCGAGGACGAATTCTTCGCGCTGGGGGATCCGCTGCCGTTGGAACGAGACCGACGGGAGCAGTTGCGGCTGTCGCTGGCCGCCGAGGGCTCGGGAGACGCCGAGTTCGAGGACGAGTGGAAGTGGGCCGCGTTCGACCTCGCCCCCGAAATCGCCGAAGCCCTGGGCGTCAACCCGCTCGCTCTGACAGCGGAGACGCGGGTGCGCGGCACCGGCGTCCTCGCTGTCACTCCCCATCGCACCTGAGACCGACAGCGCCCGGGACCGGATTTTCACGGTCCGGGCTGTCCGGAGTATCGGACATCCTTCATGGTCACTGTTACGATTCAGTAGCTCTCGCCGCTCACTAGGACGCCCCCCATCAGGACTGTCCAAGATCTTCCCCAGGAGACCCCCATGGCGCGCAGGACCGGCCGCGTGACGGCGACCGACGTCGCCAAGGAGGCAGGAGTCTCGCAGACGACGGTCAGCTATGTGCTGAACGACGTGTCGCACCAGAAGATCTCCGAGCAGACCCGGCGCAAAGTCCTCGACGCGGTGGCGAAACTGGGCTACGAACCGTCGGCCGCCGCACGCGCCCTGCGCCTGGGCCGCAGCGACCTGGTGCTGCTGTTCCTCCCGGACGTTCCCGTCGGCGGCACCCTGACCGCCCTGGTCGAACTGCTCGGCGACGAACTGGAGCGGCACGGCCTGAACCTCGTCACCCGGCGCGAGCGGCACTCCCCGCTCAAGTCGCTGTGGCGTGAGCTCATGCCGGCGGCCGTGATGACGACTTTCGAGGTCGCCGCCGACGATGTGGCCAGCATGCGAGCGGCCGGTATCCACGTGGTCAGCACCGGGATGGGCCCCGCGGTCACCCCGGGTGTCCTGACCGTTCCCCAGACCTTGATCGGCTCGATGCAGGTCGAGCGGCTCGCCGCGACGGGACACACGCGCATCGGGTACGCCGCTCCCGGGGATCCCCGACTCGTCGACTTCCTGGCGCTACGGCTCGACGGTGCGCGCGCCGCCTGCGCGGAGCGGGGTCTTGAGCCGCCGGTCGTGCTGGAGGTGCCCCTCGACATCTCGGCTGCCGCCGCGGCGGCCGAGCAGTGGCACTCGGCCGTCCCCGCGGTCACGGGGGTGTGCGCCTACAACGACGAGACGGCCTTCGCCCTCCTCGCGGGGATGCGCAGAGTGTGCCTCGCCGCCCCCGGCGACCTGGCCGTGATCGGCGTCGACAACGACAAGCTCGCGCCGTTCGCGGTACCGCCGCTGACGACGATCGACAACAACCTCGATGTCGCCGTGGGCCGCATCGCCCGCATGATCGTCGGCGGCGTGACCGGCCAATCCCAGCCGCAGGCACCCCAGGTGACCCCGCTGACACTGGTCGTACGCGAGTCCGCCTGACGCGGCCCGAGCTTGCGCAAGCCGGGCTGTCCCGCCCCGAATTGGGCTGGCCCTGGCCCGACACAAGCGAACCATTCCGGCGCGAGCCCGCCGACCTGTCCCACGCAGCCCGAGCTGGCCTGACGCGGCCCGAACTGGAGCAAGTCGGACCGGTCCAACGCGATCCGAGCGGACGCAAGCTGGGCCGGTCCGACGTAAGCCCGATCATCCCGGCGTAAGTCGAACCAGCCCTGGCGCGAGCCTACTTGTCACGCGCAGCCCGAGCTGATCTTTACGCGGCCTGAGCCGGGTTGGCGTGGGCCGAGCTGGAGCAAGTTGGACCGGTCCCGCGCGATCCGAGCGGACGCGGGCTGGACTGTCCCGACGTGAACTTGGCTGTTCCGGCGTAAGTCGAACTAGCTCTGGCGCGGGCCGATTTGTCCCGCAGTCCGAGCCGATTGTTGCGCGGCCCGCGCCGGCCTGACGCGGCCCGAGCTGGAGCAAGTTGGACCGGTCCCGCGCGATCCGAGCCAACGCAGGCTGGACTGTTCCGACGCGAACCTGACCGTTCCAGCGCAAGCCGAACCAGCCCTGGCGCGAGCCGATTTGTCGCGCTCAGCCCGAGCCGATCGTTGCGCGGCCCGCGCCCGCCTGACGCGGCCCGAGCCGGAGCAAGCTGGACCGGTCCGACGCGACCTGGGCCAGTCAGACGCAAACCTGACCGTTCCGACGCAACCCGAACCAGCGCGGCGCGAGCCGGACTTGTCCTACGCCCGCCCAAGCCGATATTGACGCAGGCCGAGCCAACCCGCCCGGGCAACTCCGACCCGCCCCAGGCCGACGAGACCCAGGCCGGCCCCACCCTGCTCCGACCCGACCAGCACATCTCCGCCCGATTCCGCGAAAGTCCATCTCCCCCCATGCCATCGCGCGGTCGCTCCGCTCACCACCGCGCCCCAGTCCCACGCACCACCACGCCCCGGCCTCACCGCACCCTCACCCCGCGCACCCCTGCACTCTCCCCCCCCGGCACCCCCACCCTGCCATTCACCACCACCCCTCACGGCCCCCCACCGTTTGTCCTGATCCCCACTCCCCAAAAACCTCCCGCACGCCCCTTGTGGTCCACCAAGCGCGGGGCTACGTTACGCATACGTTTCACTTGTACGTATCAGTGGCTGATTTCGGACCCACCGAAACACGGTGGATGCATAGCCCCTTCCGCCAGGAACGGCTGACCGCCAAGAACGGTCCAGGCCGCGTCAGGACCTGGTTTCCCACTCCCTCCGAGGCCCTTGAAGGGCGGCTCGTCGACCGATGCCGCCCGGTCATCCACTCACCAGCGGAGCACCCATGCGAAGAATCGCGCTGACCGCCGTATCGGCTGTCCTGATGTTGTCCGCGGCCGCGTGCGGCTCGGGATCGGGTACCGGTTCGGGCAAGGCGGCCACCGGCGGCACCCTCACCCTGGCCCCCCTGGTCGCCGCGCAGCCGTGGGATCTGGCCGATGCCGGTCTCGGCAACAACGCGCAGTACTACCAGCCCGTATACGACTCGCTGCTCCGGCTGTCCCCGACGGCCGACGTCAAGCCCAACCTGGCGACCAAGTGGTCGTACAACGCGGCCCGTACGGTCCTCACGATGACCCTGCGCAGCGGCGTCAAGTTCACCGACGGCACGGCCCTGGACGCGGCGGCGGTCAAGACCAATCTGTTGCACACCGAGAAGGGCACCAGTGAGGCCGCGGGCCAGCTCAAGGGCATCACGGGCGTCGACGTCGTCAACGCCACCACGGTCGCGATCAAGCTCTCGGCCCCCGACCCCTCCCTGGTGCCGAACCTCGGCAACGTGGCCGGAATGATGGCCAGCCCCAAGGCCATCGACGCGGGGACGATCAAGACCACGCCGGTGGGATCGGGGCCGTACACCCTGGACAAGTCCGCGACCACGGACGGCAGTACGTACACCTTCGTGCGCAACCAGGGCTACTGGAACAAGGCTGCCTTCCCCTTCGACAAGATCGTCCTCAAGCCGCTGACCGACCCGACCGCCGTGCTCAACGCGCTGCGCTCCGGACAGGTCAACGGCGCGCTGCTGGCCAGTGCCAAGAACATCGCGCCGGCCAAGAGCAGCGGGCTGACCGTCACCAAGTACACATCCGGTGACGTCGAGGGCGTCTACATCTGGGATCGCGAGGGGAAGATCGTCAAGGCGCTCGGCGATGTGCGGGTCCGCCAGGCCCTGAACTACGCGTTCGACCGTTCCACGATCGTCAAGACGGCGAAGCAGGGACTGGGCAAGGCGACGACCCAGATCTTCAACCCGGCCGGCTCCGCCTTCGACGAATCGCTCAACTCCACGTACTCCTACGACCCGGCCAAGGCCAAGCAACTCCTGGCCGAGGCAGGCTATCCGCACGGTTTCTCGGTCACCGTCCCGGACGTGTCCTCGGTCTTCCCCGACCAACAGGCCGCGATGGTCCAGCAGTTGGAGGACATCGGGATCAAGGTCAAGGTCGACAAGATCCCGGTCACC from Streptomyces sp. NBC_01478 includes the following:
- a CDS encoding winged helix-turn-helix transcriptional regulator is translated as MRKHNADETCGIAQAAVVMGDWWNVLILREIARGHVRFDELAAEIGLSRNVLTERLGRLVAQGVLRRSLYQRRPVRYEYVLTDAGLALLPLLVAMQDWGDRWGLGDGTLTATTDEDSAEHARVHALAGTRLPDDLRLPGTQGTDLPVVAPDAAATVLFTYPGTGIGWGEPPIPGAEGCTLETRLFRDAWPEFRRTGVDIRGVSTQLPHEQAEFARAEEIPYALLSDAHHQLGAALRLPTFRGAGRLRRKRLILIVDAERTVRHALFPVDDIPYAVTESLRLAEDCARAV
- a CDS encoding SDR family oxidoreductase, translated to MTSRRTQSPAQPPARPLALITGVGRTVGIGAGIARRLAASGWDVAFTYWTPYDERMAWGPESGAASAITDTLTQHGAKTTAVEADLADPDAPARVFDEVERELGGVTALVMCHCESVDSGILDTTVESFDRHFAVNARATWLLIREYGRRFAAAPGTGRIIALTSDHTVGNLPYGASKGALDRITLAAAHELAHLGITANAINPGPVDTGWMTDEVRAHVLRQTPLNRLGTPQDTAHLVDFLCSPEGQWINGQLLMSNGGFV
- a CDS encoding MerR family transcriptional regulator; this encodes MDEPVRSPRRGPFRTADVARESGYSVQQVRDLERLGVIPPAARSSNGYRSYAPLHVHALRAYRGLAGAVGPVVARQLLAELRTGTITEAASAINEVHVRLAREREEALRAQQALRTIRAEADTPEFERDSEQDSDAMTITELSRALGVRPSTLRFWEQEGLVTPERVTSLRARRYDLSAIRAARVVTALRSAGYGVPAVREIVGSLHQLDGMEEAGRVLRERLDQIALRTVGLLRAGADLAAVVTAAQESAEAPPPEADVRK
- a CDS encoding DUF6194 family protein; translation: MEQIIATVRDFTGALVVVPEPGGDLPEPAWGDAFFYYAPDGRLPQHVQPYGTVVTKDLPGDAASDLDPPGRWRVNIHVGRTTFRELTGEEPRGLNRTRDYTVTDSVLPHPVYGALGWVCVVNPGEATGELVVELLRGAHGDARARCARRDGHGRSQATP
- a CDS encoding LacI family DNA-binding transcriptional regulator produces the protein MARRTGRVTATDVAKEAGVSQTTVSYVLNDVSHQKISEQTRRKVLDAVAKLGYEPSAAARALRLGRSDLVLLFLPDVPVGGTLTALVELLGDELERHGLNLVTRRERHSPLKSLWRELMPAAVMTTFEVAADDVASMRAAGIHVVSTGMGPAVTPGVLTVPQTLIGSMQVERLAATGHTRIGYAAPGDPRLVDFLALRLDGARAACAERGLEPPVVLEVPLDISAAAAAAEQWHSAVPAVTGVCAYNDETAFALLAGMRRVCLAAPGDLAVIGVDNDKLAPFAVPPLTTIDNNLDVAVGRIARMIVGGVTGQSQPQAPQVTPLTLVVRESA
- a CDS encoding ABC transporter substrate-binding protein, giving the protein MRRIALTAVSAVLMLSAAACGSGSGTGSGKAATGGTLTLAPLVAAQPWDLADAGLGNNAQYYQPVYDSLLRLSPTADVKPNLATKWSYNAARTVLTMTLRSGVKFTDGTALDAAAVKTNLLHTEKGTSEAAGQLKGITGVDVVNATTVAIKLSAPDPSLVPNLGNVAGMMASPKAIDAGTIKTTPVGSGPYTLDKSATTDGSTYTFVRNQGYWNKAAFPFDKIVLKPLTDPTAVLNALRSGQVNGALLASAKNIAPAKSSGLTVTKYTSGDVEGVYIWDREGKIVKALGDVRVRQALNYAFDRSTIVKTAKQGLGKATTQIFNPAGSAFDESLNSTYSYDPAKAKQLLAEAGYPHGFSVTVPDVSSVFPDQQAAMVQQLEDIGIKVKVDKIPVTQFISALLAGKYPLSYMTLASFRPWDTIQIEVAKSALWNPLHSSDPKVTDLVTKAQSATGAAQDALFKQLNTYLVDQAWNAPWDSVEATYATTKGVTFTPQAFAAVPPIYNFKPAG